Proteins encoded within one genomic window of Triticum aestivum cultivar Chinese Spring chromosome 2D, IWGSC CS RefSeq v2.1, whole genome shotgun sequence:
- the LOC123051949 gene encoding myb-related protein Hv33, whose product MSKRPGATKKRLKRGLWSPEEDEKLMNHVAQYGYGCWSSVAKIAGLERCGKSCRLRWMHYLTPDRGGPFSQGEEDLIIHLHSIRGNKWSQIAAQLPGRTDNEVKNFWNSIIKKKLRQRRIDPAIHKPLAHAGAAAAATPVSRTAVFSEAELILSSPVGTQPMPPLVSAESYVYSRGSMDGAGGAHAALGGCSDDGSLSSLSGYNNNQTADFAGYLDADALHGAVIPSVWSSSTLNWMAGVSPGGAVNTNATTHEPCCNNNNPSNRGSGFESSMTQSSSNHHLPDQ is encoded by the exons ATGTCGAAGCGGCCGGGCGCGACCAAGAAGAGGCTGAAGCGCGGCCTCTGGTCGCCCGAGGAGGACGAGAAGCTCATGAACCACGTTGCCCAGTACGGCTACGGCTGCTGGAGCTCTGTCGCCAAGATTGCAG GCCTTGAGAGGTGCGGGAAGAGCTGCAGGCTGAGGTGGATGCACTACCTGACGCCGGACCGAGGGGGCCCCTTCTCGCAGGGGGAGGAGGACCTCATCATCCACCTCCACTCCATCCGCGGCAACAAGTGGTCTCAGATCGCCGCGCAGCTGCCCGGGCGCACCGACAACGAGGTCAAGAACTTCTGGAACTCCATCATCAAGAAGAAGCTCCGCCAGCGCCGCATCGACCCTGCCATCCACAAGCCGCTCGCTCACGCCGGCGCTGCCGCTGCCGCCACGCCCGTCAGCCGCACCGCCGTATTCAGCGAGGCCGAGCTGATACTGTCGTCGCCCGTGGGGACGCAGCCCATGCCGCCGCTGGTGTCGGCGGAGAGCTACGTGTACAGCCGGGGCAGCATGGACGGCGCTGGCGGTGCGCACGCCGCGTTGGGCGGGTGCAGCGACGACGGCTCCCTGTCGTCGCTGTCGGGGTACAACAACAACCAGACGGCGGACTTCGCCGGGTACCTGGACGcggacgcgctgcacggcgcggtGATCCCGTCGGTGTGGAGCTCCAGCACGCTGAACTGGATGGCGGGCGTGAGCCCGGGCGGCGCGGTCAACACCAACGCCACCACGCACGAGCCGtgctgcaacaacaacaacccgaGCAACAGGGGCAGCGGGTTCGAGTCGTCAATGACGCAGAGCAGCAGCAACCACCACCTGCCAGATCAATGA